One window of Aricia agestis chromosome 20, ilAriAges1.1, whole genome shotgun sequence genomic DNA carries:
- the LOC121737459 gene encoding glucose dehydrogenase [FAD, quinone]-like, translated as MTLVDRGNITEDLCRICDGTIECAPTALLLVTLIHSLFGYMGDEPDYFGKNKASIPRNRADKGERYGSVDDEKVIVVDDTEYDFIVVGGGTAGCVVASRLSENKNWKVLLIEAGPVEPKLAAIPSLSSQFRGSVLDWKYSMRPKKRFCQNRGHKGCEIVQGRVLGGTSTINDMVYTRGSPADYDEWALDGNEGWSFAQVLPYFKKSERNYDRDISEDTVHHSTQGALDVGRYIYVDRNVDVLLSALGELGYKYTDVNGRHQLGFTRIQTMSYLGERVSTNKAFIDPVKNSRPNLKVVNNAIVTRILFQSINNYVVAVGVECLKNGTHFLIRSTKEVIVSAGAINTPKVLMQSGIGPREYLEYLNIEVISDLPVGSNFHDHLSVCLPIIKLAKTSTMKNFEQKLKDIIKYYVNGTGPLSANFQVVAFYETILSDITGAPDIEFRFRGHDSNMFYDKMDICISLLTPNSRGQIILNATDPISGTPLIYPNFLNHYSDNKKLLEGIQEIVKIFDTEVFKMAGFDFDSSLLLSNECSNHNSVTEAFWMCIIRQFSAPLHNYVGTCKMGAEKDPEAVVDNTLLVYGISNLRVVDASIIPKIPRGSTAASVVMIAEKASDEIKN; from the exons ATGACCCTAGTGGACCGAGGCAATATCACAGAAGATCTATGTCGGATTTGTGATGGTACTATTGAATGTGCACCTACAGCATTACTTCTAGTGACTTTAATACATTCTCTATTCGGCTACATGGGAGATGAACCagattattttggaaaaaataaagCATCTATACCCAGAAACCGAGCTGATAAGGGAGAAAGATATGGAAGTGTTGATGATGAAAAGGTTATAGTGGTAGATGATACAGAATATGATTTTATTGTTGTGGGCGGTGGTACAGCAGGCTGTGTTGTTGCCAGTAGACTATCAGAGAACAAAAATTGGAAG GTTCTACTTATTGAAGCCGGACCAGTGGAACCAAAGCTGGCTGCAATTCCCAGTTTATCAAGTCAATTCAGAGGCTCTGTATTGGACTGGAAATATTCCATGAGACCTAAGAAGAG gttttgtcAAAATCGTGGCCACAAAGGCTGCGAGATAGTTCAAGGCAGAGTACTTGGAGGGACATCAACTATCAACGACATGGTCTACACAAGAGGTAGTCCTGCTGATTATGACGAATGGGCTCTAGACGGCAACGAAGGTTGGAGTTTTGCCCAAGTCCTTCCATACTTTAAAAAGTCTGAGAGAAACTACGATAGGGACATAAGTGAAGATACAGTTCATCATTCAACACAAGGAGCATTAGATGTTGGCCGCTATATTTATGTAGATAGAAACGTAGACGTATTACTTAGCGCACTAGGTGAATTAGGATATAAGTATACTGACGTTAATGGTAGACACCAATTAGGCTTCACAAGGATACAGACAATGTCGTACCTGGGAGAGCGTGTAAGTACAAATAAAGCCTTCATAGATCCTGTTAAGAATTCTAGGCCAAACCTTAAAGTTGTGAATAATGCAATTGTAACGAGAATACTGTTTcaaagtataaataattatgtagtagCTGTGGGGGttgaatgtttaaaaaatggtACGCATTTTCTAATAAGATCGACCAAAGAAGTAATTGTAAGTGCTGGTGCAATAAATACTCCTAAAGTATTGATGCAATCTGGCATTGGTCCCAGGGAGTAtctagaatatttaaatattgaagttATTAGCGACCTACCAGTTGGCAGTAACTTTCATGATCATTTATCGGTATGTTTACCAATTATAAAATTGGCGAAAACATCAACAATGAAAAATTTCGAACAAAAACTAAAAGATATCATCAAATACTATGTAAATGGCACTGGACCACTTTCGGCAAATTTTCAGGTAGTTGCCTTTTATGAAACAATATTATCTGATATTACTGGGGCTCCTGATATAGAGTTTAGATTTCGTGGCCACGATTCTAATATGTTTTACGATAAAATGGATATTTGTATCTCTTTATTGACACCAAATAGTAGAGGGCAAATTATACTAAATGCTACTGATCCAATCTCGGGAACACCTTTAATATATCCTAATTTTCTTAATCATTATTCTGACAATAAAAAACTGTTAGAGGGTATTCaagaaattgtaaaaatatttgatacAGAAGTTTTTAAGATGGCTGGATTTGATTTCGACTCATCATTACTTCTGAGTAATGAGTGTAGTAACCACAATAGCGTCACAGAAGCATTTTGGATGTGTATAATACGACAATTTTCAGCTCCTCTACATAATTATGTAGGGACATGTAAAATGGGTGCAGAGAAAGATCCTGAAGCTGTAGTAGACAATACTTTATTAGTGTATGGAATTTCAAATTTAAGAGTAGTTGACGCATCAATAATTCCAAAAATACCTAGAGGGTCCACTGCCGCTTCTGTTGTTATGATAGCAGAAAAAGCCAgtgatgaaataaaaaat
- the LOC121737458 gene encoding glucose dehydrogenase [FAD, quinone]-like has translation MSRFSSITFSILLFCSLARGDLFSRATRGRHDGRDIRSSVYDFIIVGGGTAGCVLANRLSAVPDWKILLLEAGEDETIDYDIPAVPTKDHRPIVWNYRTERNGFSCLSRPGGSCEVKTGKVLGGSSVTNDMKYTRGSKKDYDAWHDTGDIKSLDWKFENLIDYFKTSEDNGDYDVLMNSYYHSRGGELRVQRFKYVDKYIEMFLNAFGEMGFKNIDINTNVQEAAVNNQFTIYNNTRQSTNSAFLKTARHRKNLTVKTGATVTKIVIDPQEKTVEGVMYEIEKGKEIPAYVKREIILTAGAINNVRLLHLSGVGPAEDLKKHNITTLVNLPVGSSYQDQVTIGGLAFSLNDVAPVQENTIIEDFKSWFQSRTGPLASRGINQVSAFIQLFENKNGPDVELTLEGNYIRSDKFMLHNISVHSSEDISMPLPYYNLVSIKPVLLKPKSKGRVLLNKKNPKYGRPLIQANLLKEPEDLTAIVDSVDIALQLLNTKELKKTDIKLAPLDLFPCDRVQNRDQWNCIARHYTKAMSNPIGTCRMGSNSTNSVVNYDLKLHGIEGIRIADSSVMPTHVRGGIMAPTIMIAEKAAKLLMKDWKDNKGQYYI, from the exons CATCACGTTCTCTATTCTTCTCTTCTGCTCTCTCGCGCGTGGCGATCTCTTCTCGCGCGCCACGCGGGGCAGACACGATGGCCGCGACATCAGAAGCAGCGTCTACGACTTCATCATCGTGGGTGGTGGAACCGCTGGCTGTGTGCTGGCGAACAGACTGTCCGCTGTTCCGGATTGGAAG ATTTTACTCCTGGAAGCTGGCGAAGATGAGACCATAGACTACGATATCCCGGCTGTCCCCACCAAGGACCACCGGCCGATAGTCTGGAACTACAGGACTGAGAGGAACGGCTTCTCCTGTCTCTCTAGACCTGGAGGCAGCTGCGAGGTCAAGACCGGCAAGGTGCTCGGTGGCTCCAGCGTCACCAACGACATGAAGTACACCAGAGGTTCCAAGAAGGACTATGACGCGTGGCATGACACCGGAGACATAAAATCATTGGATTGGAAGTTCGAGAATTTGATTGACTATTTCAAAACTTCCGAAGATAATG GTGACTACGACGTTCTAATGAACTCCTACTATCATTCCCGTGGAGGTGAGCTTCGTGTCCAGAGATTCAAATATGTCGACAAATACATTGAGATGTTCCTGAACGCTTTCGGAGAGATgggatttaaaaatatcgacattAACACGAATGTACAAGAAGCTGCAGTAAATAACCAATTCACAATTTATAACAACACAAGACAGAGTACAAATAGTGCCTTCTTGAAAACAGCTAGACATAGGAAAAATTTAACCGTAAAAACTGGTGCCACAGTCACAAAAATTGTTATAGACCCTCAAGAAAAGACGGTAGAAGGAGTTATGTATGAAATTGAGAAAGGCAAAGAAATACCAGCCTATGTGAAAAGGGAAATAATTTTGACCGCTGGTGCTATCAACAATGTGCGTTTGTTGCATTTATCGGGCGTCGGGCCTGCTGAGGATTTAAAGAAACATAATATCACTACACTGGTAAATCTTCCCGTTGGATCAAGCTATCAAGACCAGGTTACCATTGGAGGTCTGGCGTTTTCGTTAAATGATGTGGCACCAGTTCAAGAGAATACAATAATTGAAGATTTCAAATCTTGGTTTCAATCGCGAACTGGACCTTTAGCTTCGAGGGGTATAAATCAAGTTTCAGCGTTTATCCagctttttgaaaataaaaacggCCCAGATGTAGAATTGACGTTAGAAGGAAATTACATAAGAAGTGATAAGTTCATGTTACACAATATTTCTGTCCATAGTTCAGAAGATATCAGCATGCCGCTTCCATACTATAATTTGGTGTCGATTAAACCAGTGCTATTAAAACCTAAAAGCAAAGGTAGAGTTTTGTTAAATAAGAAAAACCCTAAATACGGAAGGCCACTTATTCAAGCTAATCTTCTGAAGGAACCTGAAGATTTAACTGCTATTGTCGATAGTGTGGATATAGCATTGCAACTCCTAAACACAAAAGAGTTAAAAAAGACTGACATTAAGTTAGCTCCCCTAGATCTGTTCCCCTGTGATAGAGTACAGAATAGAGACCAGTGGAACTGTATAGCTAGACATTACACTAAGGCTATGAGTAATCCTATCGGAACCTGTCGAATGGGTTCGAATTCTACTAATTCGGTTGTTAATTATGATCTAAAACTTCATGGCATTGAAGGCATCAGAATAGCCGATTCTTCTGTAATGCCGACGCACGTAAGAGGCGGTATAATGGCACCGACGATAATGATTGCGGAGAAAGCAGCGAAACTATTAATGAAAGACTGGAAAGATAACAAGggacaatattatatataa
- the LOC121737365 gene encoding facilitated trehalose transporter Tret1-like: protein MAIVQQAICTFIVCLLSTSAGFIYSWPSSTITMFSSTNTTLNRPMTVTEQTMFASVFAIVALIMTPATGYLLDKIGRKNTCILFALPQIISWVIISSSRSVELVLTAMCISGVGGCILTCVPMYISEICQETIRGTMLAGVNLFYGIGITLSYVFGGCLSYQTMNYTCLSISAASIILMTYMRESPLYLLKKGLDEEAAKSVAFYRSVKVDSKVVVEEIETIRRTLNSLTAGEQLPEEESLKPPKTPEKRSILQIIRKSKSSRQGIIVVLAVTLLSMFQGVAGVQVYAQPLFEKAMPSVSGNLMSVVFGLLNITSGFIAAFLVDIYGRRRLMICSSALSGITCLAVATQVHMQWGPDWLTVVFIYIYCIVYTFGGGTVPYIIMAEFFLPEVKSFMVMVCTEWAWICNFLVVFTLSIFVTNFGIASAFYLFSVFCILSVVYCYYYLPETKALTVDVIQTLLIKKRQNI from the exons ATGGCGATTGTACAGCAGGCAATATGCACATTCATAG TTTGTCTGCTCAGCACGAGCGCAGGATTTATATACTCCTGGCCGTCTTCCACCATCACCATGTTTTCGTCCACCAACACCACTCTCAACCGGCCCATGACGGTCACTGAGCAGACTATGTTCGCGAGCGTCTTCGCTATCGTCGCCCTCATCATGACCCCTGCAACTGGGTACCTGCTGGATAAAATCGGGAGGAAGAATACGTGCATTCTTTTCGCTTTGCCTCAAATT ATATCTTGGGTAATTATTTCGTCTTCGAGATCTGTGGAGCTGGTTCTAACGGCTATGTGTATATCCGGCGTAGGCGGATGCATTCTCACCTGTGTACCTATGTACATCAGCGAGATCTGCCAAGAGACCATCAGAGGCACGATGTTAGCCGGTGTCAACCTTTTCTATGGAATAGGAATCACCTTGTCCTACGTCTTCGGAGGCTGTTTGAGCTACCAGACCATGAACTACACTTGTTTATCCATCTCCGCTGCTTCCATCATTTTAATGACGTATATGAGGGAGAGCCCACTATATCTATTGAAGAAAGGCTTGGATGAG GAAGCTGCAAAATCTGTGGCTTTTTATAGAAGTGTAAAGGTGGACTCAAAAGTAGTTGTCGAAGAAATAGAAACGATCCGACGCACACTTAACTCTTTAACTG CTGGTGAACAACTTCCCGAAGAAGAAAGTCTGAAACCACCTAAAACTCCAGAGAAGCGATCCATTTTACAAATTATAC GTAAATCGAAGTCTTCCAGACAAGGAATTATCGTTGTGTTGGCTGTCACATTACTGTCGATGTTCCAAGGAGTAGCAGGGGTCCAGGTGTATGCTCAGCCACTGTTCGAGAAGGCGATGCCAAGTGTTTCTGGAAACCTGATGAGCGTAGTGTTTGGACTTCTTAATATAACTTCTGGTTTTATTGCTGCTTTCTTGGTGGATATCTATGGAAGACGA CGGTTAATGATCTGCTCCTCCGCTTTGTCGGGCATCACCTGTCTCGCCGTGGCCACGCAAGTCCACATGCAGTGGGGTCCGGACTGGCTCACTGTGGTCTTCATCTACATCTACTGCATTGTCTACACGTTTGGCGGTGGCACCGTCCCTTACATCATTATGGCCGAGTTCTTCTTACCTGAG GTGAAAAGCTTCATGGTGATGGTGTGCACGGAGTGGGCATGGATCTGCAATTTTCTCGTCGTCTTCACCCTCAGCATCTTCGTCACCAACTTCGGCATCGCCTCCGCCTTCTATCTCTTCTCAGTCTTTTGCATTCTCAGTGTGGTCTACTGTTACTACTACCTGCCTGAGACCAAGGCTTTGACCGTTGACGTCATCCAAACGCTTCTCATCAAGAAGCGACAGAACATATAG
- the LOC121737366 gene encoding facilitated trehalose transporter Tret1-like translates to MAIVQQTICTFIVCLLCTSAGFNFAWPSSTVTMFMSTNTTLDRPMTLTEQTMFGSIFSIVALISTPLTGYMLDNLGRKNTCIIFGLPQVISWVLISSTSSVELVLASMGIAGIAGCIFTCAPMYISEICQENIRGTMVACVNIFYGIGITLSYVFGGSMGYQTMNYTCLTIAAASVLLMAYIKESPLYLLKKGLDEEAAKSIAFYRSVRIDSKVVIEEIEAIRRTMDLENGGEKLPEEENLKPPENPEKPSIMQFIRKSKSTRQGIFIVLMVTLFSLFQGLVAVQVYAEPMFEKAMPSVSGNLMSILFGLLNTVVGFIAAYLVDVCGRRILIICSSAASGISCLAVASQVHFQWGPDWLNIVFIFVYCIFYTFGAGTVPYVIMAEFFLPEVKSYMLMLAQLWAWVCSFFVVFILSVIVTNFGIATAFYLFAVSCALSAIFCFYYLPETKALPLDVIQKLLVKKR, encoded by the exons ATGGCGATAGTACAGCAGACAATATGTACATTCATAG TCTGTCTACTCTGCACGAGTGCCGGCTTCAACTTCGCTTGGCCGTCTTCCACCGTCACCATGTTTATGTCCACCAACACCACTCTCGATCGACCCATGACGCTCACCGAGCAGACCATGTTCGGCAGCATCTTTTCTATCGTCGCTCTCATCAGCACCCCTCTTACTGGATATATGCTTGACAACCTTGGGAGGAAGAACACGTGCATCATATTCGGTTTACCTCAAGTG ATATCCTGGGTTTTAATATCATCAACAAGCTCAGTAGAATTAGTGCTGGCATCTATGGGTATAGCCGGCATAGCTGGATGCATCTTCACCTGTGCGCCGATGTACATTAGTGAAATCTGTCAGGAAAACATTAGAGGCACCATGGTTGCTTGCGTCAACATCTTCTACGGCATCGGAATCACCTTGTCCTACGTCTTCGGAGGCTCTATGGGCTATCAGACTATGAACTACACCTGTTTGACCATAGCCGCAGCATCAGTCCTTCTTATGGCGTACATAAAAGAAAGTCCTctgtatttgttgaaaaaaggGTTGGATGAG gaaGCAGCAAAATCAATCGCTTTCTATAGAAGTGTTAGGATAGACTCAAAGGTAGTTATAGAAGAAATTGAAGCAATTAGACGCACAATGGACCTTGAAAAtg GTGGTGAAAAACTTCCTGAAGAAGAGAATCTGAAGCCTCCTGAAAATCCAGAGAAACCGTCGATTATGCAATTCATTC GTAAATCCAAGTCGACTCGTCAAGGGATCTTTATCGTATTGATGGTGACGTTATTTTCACTATTCCAAGGACTCGTAGCAGTGCAGGTCTACGCTGAACCGATGTTTGAGAAGGCGATGCCAAGTGTTTCCGGAAATTTGATGAGCATACTCTTCGGACTACTAAATACTGTTGTTGGTTTCATCGCTGCTTATCTAGTAGATGTTTGTGGAAGGCGG ATTCTCATTATCTGCTCCTCTGCTGCATCGGGCATCAGCTGCCTCGCCGTGGCCTCTCAGGTCCACTTCCAGTGGGGCCCCGACTGGCTCAATATCGTCTTCATTTTCGTATACTGCATCTTTTACACATTTGGCGCTGGGACTGTGCCCTATGTCATCATGGCTGAATTCTTTTTACCTGAG GTGAAGAGCTACATGCTGATGCTAGCCCAGCTATGGGCATGGGTCTGCAGCTTCTTCGTAGTCTTCATTCTCAGTGTAATCGTCACGAACTTCGGTATCGCCACCGCCTTCTACCTATTCGCAGTCTCGTGTGCGCTCAGCGCTATCTTCTGCTTCTATTATCTACCTGAGACGAAGGCGTTGCCTCTTGACGTCATCCAGAAATTACTCGTGAAGAAGCGATAG